CAATTCCGGGATTCCCACACCCGTGCGGGTGCTCGTGAAGAGAACCGGGTATCCCAGATCGCGGTAGGTCTCTGACCAGAAATCCATGGCGTCCTCGCTTCGCTCGTCAATCAGATCCGCCTTGTTGATGATGATGCCGGCCGGAATCTCCCACGCTTCGGCCATCACCAGGAAGCGGTCCACCAGGCCGCCATTGAATTTGGGCTCCTGGACGCTCTGCACAACCCACGCCGCGTCCACATTGGCGACGATCACGTGCTCCCGACCGACCCGCCGACCGGCCGCCCGTCGGGTCAGTTTATTGTGACGTTCACCGATATCCGTGATCAGTCCCGTGCCGTCCTCGTTCATGGACAGCGTGACGTGATCTCCGATGACGACGGGATTCGTGGCAACGCGTCCATCCAGTCTGAACTTGCCCCGGATGGTACACGAAACAATGCCGGTGGCGGTACGGACCTGGTACCAACTTCCGGTCGACCGGATGACGACGCCTTCCACGTCAGCGGGTCCGCGTGCGGCTGGGGATGGGCGACGTTGAAATGACTTCCTCTTCCTCGTCCAGACGAACACGCTTGTCTGCCGGGGGCAACGCGTGGACCGCATCTCCCCGGTCGGCCAACCGGGCTTCCAGGTCTTCTAGGGCCTGACGCAACGGCTCGGTGCCTTCGTCCACGGCCCGACGCATGAGACGCTCGAGTTCCGATGTCGTCAAGCTCCCGTCACCGGATCGTGATCCCGCCTGCAATTCTTTGGTCTTTCGCCTGTGCCCCAGGACCATGCCCGTCAGGACAATCGAGGTCACCATCGTAAACATGAACAGGAACAGGAACAGGATTTCTTCAGGCATGGTGCTCGGATTCGTCTGGCGGTGTGTCAGGGCCGGGAAGCAGCAGCTTTTCCCGCTCAAGGTACGGTTCAAGCGCATTCTGGACGGCATCGTCCACGGCCCGGCGGATGAGTGCATCCAGTTCGGACGTCCGGAGGCTGCCGTCGGACGCGGGTTCGGCCAGGGCCTGGGATTTCTTGAAATCCAAGGCCATCTTGACCAGCAACAAGGCCGATCCGAAGACGATTCCGACGATGAGTACAGGTATTAACATGCCCCGGTTACGCCCGTCGCCGTGACGAGGTTGCACGCGCCATTACAGGTCGTTACCCCGTGGCGTGAACGACTGGATGCCGGTCAACTCACGTCCGACAATCAGCCCGTGGATATCGTACGTCCCTTCGTAGGTATTGACGCTCTCGAGGTTGACCATGTGATGGATAACCCGGTATTCGCCCGTAATACCATTGCCTCCCATCATGTCCCGGGCCGTGCGTGCGATTTCCAGTGCCTTGCCGCAGTTGTTGCGCTTGGCCAGGGATATCATGGCGGGATTGAGTTGCCCCGCATCCTTGAGCTGACCCAGACGATGAGCCAGCAGTTGCATCTGCGTGATTTCAGTCACCATGTTGGCCAATTTCGTCTGGATGAGCTGCATGGCTCCCAGGGGATACCCGAACTGCTTGCGCTCCATGACATACTGCCGGGCCCGCTGATAGCAATTCTCAGCCGCTCCCACGACACCCCAGACGATCCCGTAACGGGCGCTGTTCAGGCACGAGAACGGTCCCTTAAGGCCCGTGACGTCCGGGAACATCATGTCATCGGGCACGAAGACATCTTCGAGGACAATTTCACCGGTATGGGACGCACGCAGGGACATCTTGTTGTGGGTCACCGGCGCCGAGTATCCCTTCGACTTCGCGTCCACGAGGAATCCCCGGATGACACCTTTGTCGCCGCTCTTCTCCTTGGCTTTGGCCCAGACGACGGCCACGTCGGCCACCGGTGAGTTCGTAATCCACATCTTCGCACCATTCAGGATCCACCCCCCATCGCCGCGTACGGCGGTCGTAACCATCGAACCGGGGTCCGATCCGTGATCCGGTTCGGTCAGGCCGAAACAGCCAATGACCTCGGCGGTCGCCAATTTCGGCAACCATGTTTCGCGCATGGCATCCGTCCCGAAAATGTGGATGGGGTGCATGACCAGCGACGACTGGACGCTGGCAAATGAACGATAGCCGGAATCAACCCGCTCCAGCTCCCGCGCAACCAGCCCATACGCCGTATGACTGGCGCCCACGCCGCCATACTGCTCCGGAATCGTGGCACCGAGCAATCCGAGCTCTCCCAGTTCCTTCGGGATCTCGGCATGGAAAATGCCCTCCTGGTTTCCCTCCAGCGCACGGGGCTCCAGTCGGGTTTGGGCATATTCGCGAGCCGTTTCCATGATCAGGCGCTCCTCTTCGCCCAGCATGGATTCGAAATTGAATGCGTCGTCGGGATTGAACGGTGGCAGCGGCATGGCGATGGTTGGAATGACGGATTGGCGTAGTTTCAAAGATACGACGGCACACCCGCCACGTCAGTACTTTACGTGATTTCCACGCAGTTGGCGTACCTTGGGCGATTCCATCCTCTGCCGCCTTCGGCCACCCCATGCGTCCCTCCGAGCCCACGCCTGACTCTTTCCGACCGACGTCCGATTGGCCCCGTACCATGGCCCTCGTCGGCACGGGTCTAATGGGCGGATCCCTCGGATTGGCCGCCAGGAGTCGGTTTCCGGATCTGACCGTCGTGGGATGGGACGATCCGGCCACAATGCAGATGGCCCTTCGGACCGGAGCCATCTCCCAGGCCGGTTCATCACTCGCAGAAACGGTTCGGGGAGCTGACCTGGTGGTGGTCTGTACGCCGGTGGGTACTGCACTGGATATCCTGGGGGAAATCGGAGAATCGGTCTCCGACCATGCGGTCATCACGGATATCGGGTCCGTCAAGCAGCCTGTTGCGACGCGCGCTTCCAAAGTGCTGCCGTCCTCCGTCCTGTTCATCGGTGGCCACCCCATGACCGGATCGGAGAAATCCGGCGTGGAACATGCCGACGCCCTGCTGTATGAGAACGCAACCTGGATCCTGACACCTCCTGCACATGAGGACGCTCGTTACCATGGACTGGTCTCATTCCTGGGTCGTCTCGGAGCCCGCATCATGGAACTGCCCGCCGATCGACACGATGCGATTGCCGCCCGCGTCAGCCACCTCCCGCAATTGCTGGCCGTACTCCTGGTCAACGTCATTTCATCGGATCGGCACCGATACCCGGAACTGCTAGAGATGGCAGCTGGTGGTTTTCGCGACATGACGCGGATTGCCAGTTCGCCGTTTGCCATGTGGAGGGATATATTGGCATCGAATGATCGCGAGATACATGCCGTCCTGTCCGCTTTTTCTGACCGTTTGCAGGCCCTTTCGAATGCCGTTCGGGACGCTGACCTGCCGTCCATCGCGGCCTCTTTCAATGACGCCGAGCAGACGCGTGATTTCGTTCCGTCCGACCGCAAGGGCTTCCTGCATCCCCTATCCAACATCTATGTCTTCGCCGATGACAAACCGGGAGCACTCGTACGCATTACGTCCACACTTTTCGATGCCCGGATCAACATCCGGGATATCGAGTTGCTCCGGATCCGGGAAGGTACGGGCGGAACGTTCCGGCTTGGATTCGTATCGCCGGAACATGCCACATCCGCTGTCGAAGCACTGACCGAGGTCGGTATCCGGGCTTATAGACTTTGACTCCAATCACTACGTTCTCATGTCCACCGAATTGAAGAAAACACCCCTCCACGATCGCCATGTGGCCCTGGGAGCCAAAATGGTGCCGTTTGCCGGCTACGACATGCCGGTCCAGTATGCCGGAATCATCGAAGAGCATACAGCCGTCCGGACGCGGGCCGGGTTGTTCGATGTCAGCCACATGGGCGAGGTACTGGTCAAGGGGCCGGCGGCCTTCTCGTTCGTGCAGAACCTGATCACCAATGATGTGGGCTCCCTGTATGACGGCAAGGCCCTCTATACAGCCATGTGCCGGGAAGACGGGGGTATTATCGACGACTTGCTTGTCTACCGTTGGACGTCCGAAATCTATACGCTCGTCATCAATGCCTCGCGTATTGATGAGGATGTTGCATGGATGCACGCGAACAATCCCATGGGCGCCGAAATCCATGACGTATCGGATGTCACGGCGCTTATTGCCCTTCAGGGTCCGGCCTCGCTGGATATCCTCCGGAAAGCGACGGGACGGGATTGGTCGGATCTCCGATTCTATCATTTCGAACGTCCGGAGCGCTTCATGGACATGGAGCACATCCTGGTTTCCCGTACGGGTTATACCGGTGAGCCCGGCGTCGAATTGTACTGTCCGAACGATCAGGCGGGGACCATCTGGGATGCGCTCCTGGAGGTCGGTGCGGAGTTCGGCATTGCCCCGGCCGGCCTGGGTGCGCGCGATACGCTCCGTCTGGAATCCGGGTACTGCCTTTACGGAAACGACATAACGACGGAAACGAATCCGCTGGAGGCCGGACTGGGGTGGTTGACGAAACTGGATGCCGGACCGTTCATTGGCCGGGATGCGTTGCTCTCGGTGAAGGAGGCTGGTCCATCCCGGAGGTTGGTTGGATTCGTAGCCAGCGAACGTGGCATTCCCCGCCACGGCTACGACCTGTGCGCTCCTGACGGCACCGTGATCGGAACCGTTACCTCCGGTACGCAAAGTCCCGTTCTTGCAAAAGGCATCGGTATGGGGTATGTACCCAATAAGCCAGAGTACACGACACCGGGATCGGAACTCCTCGTTTCGGCCCGCGGGCGTACCTTCGGTGTCACGGTCGAAAAGCCCCCGTTCCACGTAAACCGATAGCATGGCATCCACGGTCAAAAAGCGTTCCGGAGCACGATCGGGAAAAGGATCCGCTTCCGTCGTGTCCCCGGAAAGGAAGCAGGAAGTCCTGGGCATCATCCTGATGGCCATCGGGTTGCTGGTGGCGCTCGCGGTACTGACCTACAACGCGGCAGATGACGGCGTTGCCCGCCGATTTTCGCTGGATCTCATCCTGCGTCCGGGGGATGATGTCGTCAATAATGCACTTGGACTGACCGGTGCCTGGCTGGCCCGCTTGCTCGTTCCCTCCTTCCTCGGCTACCCGGTGCTGCTCCTGTCCGGGTTGATCGGTGCATGGGGGTACGTCCTGTTGCGCCACGGGGCGCCCGCATTCATGCGACTGGTCACGGTTCTGGTGATGCTGGCAACCTATATGCTGGCCGTCCTTTTCGGTTGGGTTTCCCTGCGTCTGGAAACGGACCTGCTTCATTGGAGCGGCCTGTGGGGCCTGGGGACGGCCGGATGGCTGGAGCGGATTGCCGGGGCTACCGGATCCATCATCCTGATCGTCCTGCTCTTGCTCGTGACCGCATTACTCCTCGTGGATCGGGACATCCAGGCCACCATCGACCGGATTGAGAATACGTTCCGACGCCTGTTCCGGGCCCTTGAGGATTGGTGGTTCGGCCGCAAGG
The Rhodothermales bacterium genome window above contains:
- the rsgA gene encoding ribosome small subunit-dependent GTPase A, coding for MEGVVIRSTGSWYQVRTATGIVSCTIRGKFRLDGRVATNPVVIGDHVTLSMNEDGTGLITDIGERHNKLTRRAAGRRVGREHVIVANVDAAWVVQSVQEPKFNGGLVDRFLVMAEAWEIPAGIIINKADLIDERSEDAMDFWSETYRDLGYPVLFTSTRTGVGIPELRDQLANHIHVIVGPSGVGKSSLINALEPLADLRTGEVSERTRKGKHTTTFAELIPLGNGGYVADTPGLREYGLVDIGPAELSHRFVEMRENLHECRYPDCTHDHEPGCRIKEMVEAGEIVEERYESYLNILHSIHMGDKDVGR
- a CDS encoding acyl-CoA dehydrogenase; its protein translation is MPLPPFNPDDAFNFESMLGEEERLIMETAREYAQTRLEPRALEGNQEGIFHAEIPKELGELGLLGATIPEQYGGVGASHTAYGLVARELERVDSGYRSFASVQSSLVMHPIHIFGTDAMRETWLPKLATAEVIGCFGLTEPDHGSDPGSMVTTAVRGDGGWILNGAKMWITNSPVADVAVVWAKAKEKSGDKGVIRGFLVDAKSKGYSAPVTHNKMSLRASHTGEIVLEDVFVPDDMMFPDVTGLKGPFSCLNSARYGIVWGVVGAAENCYQRARQYVMERKQFGYPLGAMQLIQTKLANMVTEITQMQLLAHRLGQLKDAGQLNPAMISLAKRNNCGKALEIARTARDMMGGNGITGEYRVIHHMVNLESVNTYEGTYDIHGLIVGRELTGIQSFTPRGNDL
- a CDS encoding prephenate dehydrogenase — translated: MRPSEPTPDSFRPTSDWPRTMALVGTGLMGGSLGLAARSRFPDLTVVGWDDPATMQMALRTGAISQAGSSLAETVRGADLVVVCTPVGTALDILGEIGESVSDHAVITDIGSVKQPVATRASKVLPSSVLFIGGHPMTGSEKSGVEHADALLYENATWILTPPAHEDARYHGLVSFLGRLGARIMELPADRHDAIAARVSHLPQLLAVLLVNVISSDRHRYPELLEMAAGGFRDMTRIASSPFAMWRDILASNDREIHAVLSAFSDRLQALSNAVRDADLPSIAASFNDAEQTRDFVPSDRKGFLHPLSNIYVFADDKPGALVRITSTLFDARINIRDIELLRIREGTGGTFRLGFVSPEHATSAVEALTEVGIRAYRL
- the gcvT gene encoding glycine cleavage system aminomethyltransferase GcvT, coding for MSTELKKTPLHDRHVALGAKMVPFAGYDMPVQYAGIIEEHTAVRTRAGLFDVSHMGEVLVKGPAAFSFVQNLITNDVGSLYDGKALYTAMCREDGGIIDDLLVYRWTSEIYTLVINASRIDEDVAWMHANNPMGAEIHDVSDVTALIALQGPASLDILRKATGRDWSDLRFYHFERPERFMDMEHILVSRTGYTGEPGVELYCPNDQAGTIWDALLEVGAEFGIAPAGLGARDTLRLESGYCLYGNDITTETNPLEAGLGWLTKLDAGPFIGRDALLSVKEAGPSRRLVGFVASERGIPRHGYDLCAPDGTVIGTVTSGTQSPVLAKGIGMGYVPNKPEYTTPGSELLVSARGRTFGVTVEKPPFHVNR